One segment of Oscillospiraceae bacterium MB08-C2-2 DNA contains the following:
- a CDS encoding acetate kinase, producing MKVLVINAGSSSLKYQLIDMDGEKVLAKGNCEKIGLDGLITHKTHKGHVDSHECSFPTHAEAFQELLRLLVSGDEAVIADPSEISAVGHRVVQGGEKYSSSVMVTPEILSDLEELGALAPLHNPAHVMAIRACQAVLPKSVPQVVVFDTSFHQTIPPKAYMFPIPYEMYKKHHIRRYGFHGTSHRFVSARLAKFMGKPLQDLKIVTCHLGNGSSITAVDGGKSVDTTMGFTPLDGLIMGTRCGSIDPSVVTFLMEKENLNYQQMNDLLNKKSGYLGVSGVTSDQRDLVVAAEAGNSRAQLALDIQRYGIKKYIGAYAAAMGGIDAVVFTGGIGENSATTREVACEGLEFMGIHMDKERNRIVPNGIDAEISAPGSTVKVFVIPTNEELLIAQDTAALVSAL from the coding sequence ATGAAAGTACTAGTCATAAACGCAGGGAGTTCCTCTCTGAAATATCAATTAATTGATATGGACGGGGAAAAAGTGTTAGCCAAGGGTAACTGTGAAAAAATCGGCCTGGATGGCCTGATTACTCACAAAACGCACAAGGGACATGTAGATTCCCACGAGTGCAGCTTCCCCACACATGCAGAGGCATTTCAGGAACTGCTTCGTCTGCTGGTTTCCGGCGATGAGGCGGTTATTGCTGATCCTTCCGAGATTTCGGCTGTGGGTCACAGGGTTGTGCAGGGCGGCGAAAAATACAGCTCCTCGGTGATGGTTACACCTGAAATTCTCAGTGATCTGGAAGAGCTGGGCGCATTGGCTCCTCTGCACAATCCCGCACATGTAATGGCAATTCGTGCCTGCCAGGCCGTTCTGCCTAAGAGCGTTCCCCAAGTGGTGGTCTTTGATACTTCCTTCCATCAGACTATCCCCCCCAAGGCCTATATGTTCCCTATCCCTTATGAGATGTATAAAAAACATCATATTCGCCGCTATGGCTTCCATGGAACCAGTCATCGCTTTGTCAGCGCACGGCTGGCTAAATTTATGGGCAAACCCTTGCAGGATCTGAAAATTGTAACCTGCCATTTGGGAAATGGTTCCTCCATCACGGCTGTGGATGGCGGCAAATCGGTGGATACTACCATGGGCTTTACTCCTTTGGACGGCCTGATTATGGGAACCCGCTGCGGCAGCATTGATCCTTCTGTTGTCACTTTCTTGATGGAGAAGGAAAACCTCAATTACCAGCAGATGAATGACCTGCTCAATAAAAAATCCGGTTATCTGGGTGTTTCCGGTGTTACCAGCGATCAGCGTGATCTGGTGGTTGCCGCTGAGGCAGGCAATTCCCGTGCTCAGTTGGCTCTGGATATCCAGCGCTATGGCATTAAGAAATACATAGGTGCTTATGCAGCCGCTATGGGCGGTATTGATGCCGTTGTCTTTACTGGCGGTATCGGTGAGAACTCTGCTACTACTCGTGAGGTTGCTTGCGAGGGGCTTGAATTCATGGGCATCCATATGGATAAAGAGCGCAACCGCATTGTTCCCAACGGCATTGATGCTGAGATCTCCGCTCCCGGCTCCACGGTAAAGGTTTTTGTAATTCCTACCAACGAGGAGCTGTTGATTGCACAGGATACAGCCGCTCTTGTTTCTGCTCTCTAA